The Propionispora vibrioides genome segment ATCGGTCATTGACGAGGCTGCCTCATAGCAAAGGGCGGCTTCCCGACAGCGTCGTTGTACTTCTCCGACGGTGGATCTTGCGCAGCCAACGCTTGCTGCTATTTCGCGCTGACGGTGACCTTTTTCAGTTAGTCGAAGGATTTCTAGTATTCTCACTGGTTCCTCACACCTCATAAATTTCTCCCCTAGCAATGGTCTTTTAGACCATTGTAGAGGGTTTCTTCACGAGGTGGCACCAGTTATTTGGCCGAATGTGCTCGGATTGGTTGGCCGAATAGCTCCGGATTCACTGGCCGAATGTGGCCGGAATCGTTGGTCGAATCACACCGGAATATGCAAAGTGTATTGTATTCGTAATTTTTATGATTAATATAGCTAGTTTTTGCTTCGCATCAGTTGATGAATTCAGTAATCCTTTTAATGATGTTCCGAAAAATCATTGGGCATATGATTCAATTAATAAGCTAATGAAAGATGGGATTGTTGATGGCGAGAATGGCAAATTTAATGGAGATAAAACGATAACTCGCTATGAAATGGCTCAAATTGTGGCTAAAGCAATGACTAAATATGATAAAGCTGATAGTGAAGCAAAGGCCGAAATTAACAGACTGGAGATTGAATTCGCTGGCGAGTTGAAGGATTTAGGAGTACGTCTGAGCGCGGTTGAAAATCAAGTGAGTAATGCCGTACAGATTCATGGAGTGATTAAGAATTATTATGATGATGTACGCGGAAATAGCGGCCCGACCCAAACTAATTTAAAGCAAGATGCCCGCATGTATTTTTCTGGGAAAATTGATGATAATTGGTCATGGGAAGAAGATATAGTATATACTCCTAATCGAAGTTTACCTGGCCCTTTTTTGGACTTCCGCTCTAATTCTAATTCTGGCACTCCGGCAGGTATATCTTCCAACGGTTGTAATATAACTGGAAATCACCTGTTCGGTAATGATTCAAAAGTTGTCTTGGGTTATCAATGGGTTGGACCGATAAATGATAACTGGGTATATAGCATTGGAATGAAAGGGGTAAGGGTAGATTCTAAAATTGGTGCCGTTAATGTAACTGGTGCAGTTGGACAATTTGATGTTCTTTTAGGTAGTGGCGATAGCCGTTACACCACAAGTGATAAAAACTTAGGGCAGGTATATGCTGTCAACGGAAATATTGGTAATACCAGCCTCGGAGCTGCTTACTGGAAGGTTAATGATCAAACTAATCAAATTGATTGGAAAATAACCGAATGGCAAATTAAGCAACCTCTTTCCAATAACGTCTTATTGGATGTGAACGCTGGAAAATCTAATGCAGCCAGTGAAGAGAAGTTTTATGTTGCAAAACTGAGCTATGGCAATGTTAATCCCTATGTTGCAGGCAAGAAAGGTTCTTTAGGATTTTATGTTGATTATCATTCCATTGGTATCAATTCGATATTGGGACCTGATGAAAGTAGTGCATCAGCACTTTATACAGATGCGGTGTCAGGCTCTTCTGGTTCTGGTTTAAAAGGCTTTAGGCTTGGCTGCGAATATGTACCATTAAAAAATGTTTCTTTGACAAGTTATGTAATGCCTAAAAACACGTCAATAAGTAATAGTGATTTAAAGACAACTGTTTTCCGTACTATGTTATTTATCCTGTATTAAGTCAATTAGCAGTCTTAACACAGCCTTCATCGACAGCGTAAGAACTATGGAATTTGATTTAAGGTCCAGGATTTGAGCAAAAATTGCGTTGCACAGAAGTGTTGAAAAGCCGCTAAATTTGTTGATTTAGCGGCTTTTCCCCTGTTTTACTACTATAGAGAGAAAGATAATAAGTAAGCGCCCAATAACAGGACAGATAGAAAAAAGCAAAATCTGTTATAGATGTAACTTTATAACGAGCTATTCAAAGCAGTTGATTTTATTTGCCTCAGAAGATTTAGAAGTGACGAAATCCATGCTTTTTAGAACATAAAAATATAAGGAGGCCTATTGTGAAAAAGATTTTAGAATTTTTAACAGGAACCATTCGAGCAAAACTTATTAGCACTCTTCTCTTAGTTTTTTTAGTGGCTCTAAGCGCGATGGGCGGGCTGAATTACTGGAAGGCAAGAGAAATTATAACGGAATATGTTACTGCGGATATGTTGCAATTGGCGATTAATTCAGCAGTATCAACCGGAGATTGGGTTGATGCTCATAAAATGGAAATGGAGATGGTTGCTTCCAACCCATCGCTTATACAAGCAGAAAATAAAATTCCATATCTTGCTGCAGCAAAAAACACAAACAAAGAGTATGAGTCAGTAGTATTTGTCGATAGCCAAGGAAATTCCATCAGTGATAGCGGTGTAAAAGTAAAGGCGGATGCTTCTTTTTTAAAAGCAATAATGGGAGGTCAAGTTTTTATATCGGATCCAGTAATTTCAAAAGTAACCGGTCGTTTAATCATAGTCATTTCAGTTCCGGTGAAGCAAGGCGAACAAGTTGTGGGGGCAGTGTTTGGTGCTATTAATATGGACGATCTTGAAAAGAAAATTCTGGGCATAAAGGTTGGAAAAACAGGGTATTCTTTTCTTATTCAAAAGGATGGTCTAACCATGATTCATCCTGATAAAAACGTTGCAATGAAAGAAAACTCGTTGACAGATACGAATGCTAATCCTGAGCGTAAAGAAAATGCGGCACGCATGGTAACAGGAGAAACAGGGACTATGCAGTTGAAGATAAGTGGAATTGACAGATATTTTGCTTTTGCCTCTGTACCAGGCACAAGTTGGTCGTTAGGGCTTACCGTGCCTGTGGAAGAAGTATCTAGCACTATCTCAATTTTGACGATTATTGCGGTTGCCGTTATGGTTATGGTTCTATTTATTGTCGGTGCTATTATTTATCAGTTTAGTGGTCGTATTGCGAACCCCATAAATACATTGGAATCTGCTGCTAGAAGGATTGCCAGCGGTGATATTTCAAAGGTCCAGTTGGCTATAAATTCAGATGATGAACTTGGGCGATTAGGACGAAGTTTTGAAGAAATGAGTGGAAATTTACGTGTTTTGGTAAAAGAAACTGTTAAAGTTAGCGAGCTATTGGCTGCTTCATCCGAGGAACTTGCTGCAAGTGCCGAACACTCTTCTCAAGCAGCAAGACAGATTGCCGAATCGATAATAAATGTTGCCGCTGATGCCGCTGAGCAGACAACGGCTGCTGGTGAAGCTGCTTTGGTGGTTGAACAGATGTCTGCAACAGTTCAGCAAGTATCAGTCCAGGCTAGTGAAGTAGCGGACCGGTCGTTTCAGGCATCTAATAAAGCTAAAGCCGGTGGAGAAGCTATTGAAAAAGTTGCCGAACAGATGCATTCTATTTCGACATCATCCCAACTAGTAGCTGGCGCTATTTCTAAACTAAATGAACAATCCTTAAAAATAGGGCAGATCGTCGGTGCTATTTCTGGTATAGCTGGTCAAACAAATCTACTCGCTTTGAATGCAGCTATTGAAGCTGCCCGTGCCGGCCAACAGGGGAAAGGATTTGCTGTAGTGGCTGAGGAAGTAAGAAAGCTAGCAGAAGAATCACAAGATGCCGCTAAACAAATCGCTGAGATTATTGGTGAAATAAAGGTTGATACGAATAAAGCGGTTTCAGCAATAGGTATCAGTATACAGGAAGTACAAAATGGTACTCGGTTAGTTAATAATGCGGGACAGATATTTAGAGAAATTATGAATTTAGTAACTGATGTTGCAACTCAAGTGGATACCATTTCAACAACCATAGAACAAATGGCTGTTGGCAGTCAGAAGATAGTAAGTTCAACAGAAAAAATTGATCTACTCAGTAACAAATCAGCTGGTGAGTCTGAGCAGGTTTCGGCGGTAGCAGAAGAACAGTTGGCATCTACGGAAGAGATTCGTTCGTCCAGTGAGGCGCTGTCTCAATTAGCACAGAGCCTTCAGGCAGCAGTAACAAAGTTTAAGATATAAGGACTTTTTCTTCTGGATAAAGTTCACCTCACCGAAACTTGGAAATTATTAAGACCCGCGAATTTTCGCAGGTCTTTTGCTTTATACAGGGACAAGTAACTCTGACAAACTGACTTTTATTATATTTGGGTAAATGGGTAACCGTAATCATTCACAAGAGAGTCGACTCGACTTGTGGAGAGGAGATTTGGAGTGGGCAAGATGCTCTTTGATTTATTGAACACGAATTTTAGTGAGAAAAAAGTGATACAGCAAATGTGAATTATTTCATTGTTAGGAGATAAAAGGGAATAATTTATTCCTCCAGTAGGTATATTAAACTTTAGTAAAGGTGAATAGAGCTTATGTTTAATTAGATGCTGATAGTATTACATAGTAAGGAGATAAATCGTGAACAAAGAAAATACAATGAGTAATTCGGGAAAACTTACAAAAGAACAGGACTCAACTCTCCAGGGAAGCTTACAAGTGGCTGTTGGTGGTGAGATACACCAAATCGCCGGTGGAGAACATCAGGCGCTTACTACTAACCAGGGCGTTGCGCTTTCCGATAATCAAAACTCGCTCAGAGCCAACCCAAGCGGTCCTACGCTTGGGGAGGATTTTATCCTTAGAGAAAAAATTACCCATTTCGATCACGAGCGTATTCCGGAACGTGTCGTTCACGCGCGGGGTACGGGCGCGCATGGTTTCTTTGAGTTGACTACTTCCCTGAAGCAATACACCACCGCCAGGATTCTCACCGAGGTAGGTGAGAAGACACCCGTGTTTACTCGTTTCTCTACCGTCGCAGGCGGTGCAGGTTCGGTAGATACTCCTCGTGACGTACGAGGTTTTGCTGTCAAGTTTTATACTAAGGAAGGCAACTGGGACCTGGTCGGCAACAACATTCCGGTTTTCTTCATTCAGGATGCCATTAAATTCCCCGATCTCATTCATGCTGTAAAAATGGAACCAGATCGCGGCTTTCCGCAATCGGCAACCGCCCACGACACATTCTGGGATTTTATTTCACTCACGCCTGAATCTATGCATATGGTAATGTGGATCATGTCTGATCGCACAATACCGCGTTCTCTACGAATGATCGAAGGGTTTGGTGTGCATAGCTTCCGGCTGGTTAATGATTCAGGCGAATCGACTTTCGTCAAATTCCACTGGCGTCCCAAACTAGGTTTGCAGTCTACCATTTGGGATGAGACAGTCAAGATTTCCGGTGCGGATCAAGACTTCCACCGGCGCGATATGTTCGATGCCATCACGTCAGGGAATTTTCCTGAGTGGGAATTTGCGGTTCAGCTTTTCACGCAGGAGGAAGCAGATACATTCCCGTTCGATCATCTGGATCCGACTAAGCTGATTCCCGAAGAATTGGTGCCTTTGAAAGTGATTGGACGCATGGTGCTGGATCGTTGGCCGAACAATTTTTTCGCGGAGACAGAACAGATTGCTTTCTGTCCCTCTCATCTCGTACCAGGTATTGATTTCTCCAATGATCCACTATTGCAGGGCCGTTTATTTTCCTATCATGATACACAGCTTTCGCGTTTAGGCACGCCTAATTTTCACCAGATTCCGATAAACGCTCCCAAGTGTCCGTTCTCCAATCAACAACGTGATGGACACATGCAGATGGCGCAACAGGCGGGCCGTGTTGCCTATGAGCCCAATTCCCTGTCTGGTGAATCGCCACGCGAAACACCGACCAACGGTTTCCATAGTGCTGCGGTAACGGAAACAGGCGTGAAAGGCCGCGTCCGTGCTGCAAGCTTTGCTGATCACTACAGTCAAGCGCGGTTATTCTATATCAGCCAAACAGCGTATGAGCAAGCGCATATCGCTTCAGCTTTAGTGTTTGAGCTTTCCAAGGTTGAACATGTTCACGTGCGTGAAGCGATAGTCGGTCATTTGCGACATATTGATGAAGCCCTTGCCCAAAGGGTCGCAGCAGGCCTTGGGTTCGGCAAAATTCCTAATGCGCCGGTGCCCGCAAGGCCCGTGCAGGAGATGCAGCCCTCACCCGCATTGCAGATCATCGGCAAGATGAAAGACACACTCATGGGCCGCACGCTTGGTATTTTGATTACAAATGGTTCAGACGGCGCTGTAATCGATCAGCTTAAAAGGGCGGCAACGAGTGCGGGTGCCACTGTGAAGATTGTCTCTCCCAAAGTGGGAGACGTGAAGCTTGCTTCTGGTCTGATGTTGAGTGCTGACGGACAACTGGCCGGGTGCCCTTCTGTATTATTTGATGCAGTCGCTGTACTTCTCTCTGATGAAGGCGCAAAGGCACTGTCGGTGGAAAGCGCTGCAATCGATTTTGTGCGCGATGCTTTCGGTCATCTTAAAGCAATTGCCGTCGATAAAGGTGGACAGGCACTTTTGAAAATAGCCAATGTGGGACAAGATGCAGGCGTTGTGGATGCTAATGACCAAGCAGCATTTATTGCTGTGGCAAAGACCCGCCAATGGAACCGGGAAAAATCCATTCGGACATTGGCATAAATAGAAAGTCGTAATACTGATCTTAAGTCAAACTAATTGTCGAGAGTATTATCTTCTTATATGCTGGTTATATATTAAATAAGTAGGCAGATTTGCAAGGTCACGGATCGCCTCTGGCAATTAAATCACCGAATGATTAAGAACCTGCTATTTTGTGGGTTCTTTGTTTTTATGTAATGGTCCTCACCTCTACCAAGCAAATCTCTATTTTTTATTTTTGCGATAGAGTAACTTCAAGAGTTTGCATAAGATGAAAGTAGATATAGTATATACGCTATGAGCAGAATTAAGCATACTGTCCTTTTTCTTAGACCTGGGATAACGTGTATCTAAAGTTTCTTTCGTCTACTGGACAAAGCTTCAATGTGTGTGTATAGTATACATTGATTGTATTTTGCCCTTTTACACAGGAAAAGTAGTCAAGCAGTATACCCGAGTATGTAGACGCTTTAGCGGACAGCAATATAACAATATGAGGAGGTTTTAATACATTGAGTATTAATGCAAAACCATACTGTGCAGACCTTTATCAGCGGGTTATAAAGCGAAATGCCAACGAACCTGAGTTTCATCAGGCTGTTAAGGAGGTTCTGGAGTCTTTGATTCCGGTGCTGGAAAAACACCCGGACTATATTGAGCTGGGTATTATGGAAAGCATCGTGGAACCGGAACGTCAGATTATTTTCAGAGTTCCCTGGGTGGATGATGCCGGAAGCGTACACGTGAACCGCGGCTTCCGGGTCCAGTTCAACAGTGCCATCGGCCCCTATAAGGGCGGCCTGCGCTTTCATCCTTCCGTATATATAGGTATTATCAAATTTTTAGGTTTTGAACAGGTTTTTAAGAACTCCTTAACCGGTCTGCCCATTGGCGGTGCTAAAGGCGGTGCTGATTTTGATCCCAAGGGCAAATCCGATATGGAAATCATGCGATTCTGCCAAAGCTTTATGACTGAGCTGTACCGTCATATCGGCCATGATATGGATGTACCGGCCGGCGACATCGGGGTAGGCGCCCGGGAAATCGGCTATTTGTTCGGCCAATACAAAAAAATCAAAAATGCCTATGAAGCCGGTGTTCTAACAGGCAAGGGACTGTCCTACGGCGGAAGCCTGACCAGAAAAGAGGCCACCGGCTACGGCCTGATTTATTTTGTTAACGAAATGATGAAGGCAAGGGGTCTGTCCATTGAAGGAAAAAACGTGCTTATTTCCGGTTCCGGCAATGTGGCCATTTATGCCTTGGAAAAAGTCCGGCAGTACGGCGGCAGGGTTGTGGCCGTAAGCGACTCCGGCGGTTATATCCATGACCCCTGCGGTATTCAGGTTTCCACCCTGAAGCAAATCAAGGAGGTAAACCGCCAAAGAATCTTTGAATACGTAAAATACCATCCTACCGCCACCTATCATGAAGGCTGCTCCGGTATTTGGACCATTCCCTGCGACATCGCTTTGCCCTGTGCAACCCAAAATGAAATTGACGAAAAATCGGCTAACATGCTGGTGGCCAATGGCTGCAAGGTGGTAGGCGAAGGAGCCAATATGCCTACCGACCTGGCAGGTACCAAGGTCTTTCTGGATAACGGCGTGCTTTTTGGACCGGCCAAGGCCGCCAATGCCGGCGGGGTTGCTACCTCAGCCTTGGAAATGTCGCAAAACAGCATGCGCCTTGCCTGGACTTTCGAGGAAGTGGATGCCAGGTTGAAGGATATCATGGTGAACATTTATAAAAACACCAGCCAGGCAGCAGAAGCCTATGGCCTAAAAGACAACCTGGTTGCCGGTGCAAACATCGCCGGGTTCAAAAAAGTAGCGGAAACCATGAAGGCTCATGGTGTAGTATAAGGTTGAGACGGTGAAGACCCGGGCAGCTGCCCGGGTTTTTTAAATAGTCAATTTATAGTGACAGGATTTTACGGTATAACAAAGAAGTGCTATAAGACAAAGAATTTATTTCATGGAGATAGAGAACAATGCTTGAAATCATAGCGACAACAGTTGAGGACGCCAAACGGATAGCGGCTTGCGGTGCCGGCCGGATCGAGCTCATTCGGGATTTGTCCCAAGGGGGGCTTACCCCGGAGCATGGCTTGATAAAGGAAGTAGTGGAGAACGTCAAAATCCCGGTCAATGTAATGATTCGACCCCACGCTAATTCATTCGTCTATACCAGTGCTGAGTTGAAGGCAATGAAAGAAGATATTTTAACGGCCGGACAACTAAAGGCAAACGGTGTGGTTTTTGGGGTTTTGGATGAAAATAATGAGATTTGTGAAAAATCTTTGGTTAAGCTGCTGGAAGCTTGTGCTGGGTTGGCCGTAACGTTCCACCGGGCTATTGATGAACTCGCTGATCCGGTAAAAGGGATAAAAGTGCTGGCTAAATACCCGCAGATCACAACAGTACTAACTTCAGGCGGCAAGGGAAATATCCTGGACAATCTGACAACAATAAAAGACATGCTGGAGAATGCAGCGAAGATTCGCGTTTTGGTAGGCGGCGGGCTGACCTTTGAAAACATCGAACGGGTTATGGCTGAAACTGGAGCGCCCGAATTTCATTTTGGAACGGCGATTCGTGATAACAGTTCCACTTTTGGGGAAATTAATGAAAAGAAACTAACAGCTCTCGTTAAGCTCATGAGTCGGATGAAAAGATGAAGTAGGATTAATCGTAAGGCTAAGGTGATTCTATGATATTCATTACCGGTGATACTCACGGCGGTATCGACATTAAAAAATTTTCGTCCAGCAACTTCCCGGAAGGAAGATCCCTTACGAAAGATGATTATGTGATCGTCTGCGGTGATTTTGGCTGCATATGGGATGGCAGCCGGGAACAGGCGTGGCTGCTCAACTGGTACAAAGATAAACCGTGGACTACCCTGTTCGTAGATGGCAACCACGAGAACTTCGATATGCTGTATGATTTTCCCGTGGAAGAATGGAATGGCGGCAAAACACATAGAATCAACGGGTCAGTGCTCCATCTGATGCGCGGACAGATATTCAGCCTGGCTGGGTTAAAGTTCTTTACTTTTGGCGGAGCCATGTCTACCGATAAGATATTCCGCCAGGAGCATGTTAGCTGGTGGTCGCAGGAGATACCAAGCCGCGAAGAAGAGGCAGCAGCAATTTTTAACCTTACCAAGCATAATTTCGCCATAGATTACATAGTTACGCATACGGCCCCCACAGCCATAGTCGAATTTTTAAACAGATTTGACCGGCTGCGTGATCCCACAAGCGGAATGCTTGATAAGTTCGTCCCTAAACTACAGTTTAAACATTGGTATTTCGGTCATTTCCATACGAGTCAACGAATCAATGATCAATTCACCTGTCTTTATAACGAAATAATCAGGTTGGTATAGCCGGCACCCTTACAGAGGCGCCGGCTATTTTTAATAAACCGGGATGGCAACTGGCCCTCGGCTACTTTAGAACCAGGAGGACTTTCTAGCTAAAAATCACCATTTTGTATGATATCGTGTATTTGATCAAAGAAGTGGTTTGCTGAGATAACACGCAGTTTGACAAAGCTGATAGCAATGGCATAATCTTCTAGCCGCACTAATAAACTGTACTGTACCGATAGGCGGAAGGAGAAATATTGATGTACGACATCGATGAATACCACTGCAAGGTAAACTTACCGTATCCGCCGGTGCGAGTTGATGCGCCCAATATTGCCTATGCCGACGAGATGCTTAGTAACATGGGCGCCGTTATTTCCGAGATGAGTGATGTGACTCGATATTTCTACATTTCCGTGGTAACAGGGCCGCAGTTTCGCTCTATTTCGATATGCTTCCATCAAATCAGCATCGTTGAAATGCATCACCTCAATATATTCGCTGAGCTTGCGCTGCAGCTTGGGGCGGACCCGCGGCTCTGGTGCGGGAGGAACCACAAGCGTTGGTGGTCGCCCTCGTTTATCGGTTACCCGCGTGAAATATGCGCCTTGATAACCGAATCAATCGAAGCGGAAAAAGCGGCCATCCGCAAGTATTCCCGGCAGGCGGATACTATCTGCGATGGGAACATTGTGGCGATCTTAAACCGCATCATACTTGACGAGAAACGCCATCTCCAGATTTTTAGAGAGATGTATGCGCAGTTTCAATGTTTCTAACAAACGAATCTCAGTTTCAATTGGGGCCTGAGATTTTTATAAAATATAGGGAGAGTTGCAAACCGCTTGTGTCTGCTTTCATGACAGACAGGGTGGTTTTTGCTTTTTGCCGGCGGTTTTCTTTACCGCATGAGCCTCGGTGCGAATAGGGCCTGGTAATTTCTTAACCTGATGCAACCGCTTCCGTGAGCGAATTTTGGCAGGATACTTACCGGAAAAGCAGAATATACCAATCATAAGAATAGAGTTTAATCGTTACGATATTTTCCAATATGAGGTCTAAAAAGG includes the following:
- a CDS encoding ferritin-like domain-containing protein encodes the protein MYDIDEYHCKVNLPYPPVRVDAPNIAYADEMLSNMGAVISEMSDVTRYFYISVVTGPQFRSISICFHQISIVEMHHLNIFAELALQLGADPRLWCGRNHKRWWSPSFIGYPREICALITESIEAEKAAIRKYSRQADTICDGNIVAILNRIILDEKRHLQIFREMYAQFQCF
- a CDS encoding catalase; its protein translation is MNKENTMSNSGKLTKEQDSTLQGSLQVAVGGEIHQIAGGEHQALTTNQGVALSDNQNSLRANPSGPTLGEDFILREKITHFDHERIPERVVHARGTGAHGFFELTTSLKQYTTARILTEVGEKTPVFTRFSTVAGGAGSVDTPRDVRGFAVKFYTKEGNWDLVGNNIPVFFIQDAIKFPDLIHAVKMEPDRGFPQSATAHDTFWDFISLTPESMHMVMWIMSDRTIPRSLRMIEGFGVHSFRLVNDSGESTFVKFHWRPKLGLQSTIWDETVKISGADQDFHRRDMFDAITSGNFPEWEFAVQLFTQEEADTFPFDHLDPTKLIPEELVPLKVIGRMVLDRWPNNFFAETEQIAFCPSHLVPGIDFSNDPLLQGRLFSYHDTQLSRLGTPNFHQIPINAPKCPFSNQQRDGHMQMAQQAGRVAYEPNSLSGESPRETPTNGFHSAAVTETGVKGRVRAASFADHYSQARLFYISQTAYEQAHIASALVFELSKVEHVHVREAIVGHLRHIDEALAQRVAAGLGFGKIPNAPVPARPVQEMQPSPALQIIGKMKDTLMGRTLGILITNGSDGAVIDQLKRAATSAGATVKIVSPKVGDVKLASGLMLSADGQLAGCPSVLFDAVAVLLSDEGAKALSVESAAIDFVRDAFGHLKAIAVDKGGQALLKIANVGQDAGVVDANDQAAFIAVAKTRQWNREKSIRTLA
- a CDS encoding S-layer homology domain-containing protein, yielding MAGIVGRITPEYAKCIVFVIFMINIASFCFASVDEFSNPFNDVPKNHWAYDSINKLMKDGIVDGENGKFNGDKTITRYEMAQIVAKAMTKYDKADSEAKAEINRLEIEFAGELKDLGVRLSAVENQVSNAVQIHGVIKNYYDDVRGNSGPTQTNLKQDARMYFSGKIDDNWSWEEDIVYTPNRSLPGPFLDFRSNSNSGTPAGISSNGCNITGNHLFGNDSKVVLGYQWVGPINDNWVYSIGMKGVRVDSKIGAVNVTGAVGQFDVLLGSGDSRYTTSDKNLGQVYAVNGNIGNTSLGAAYWKVNDQTNQIDWKITEWQIKQPLSNNVLLDVNAGKSNAASEEKFYVAKLSYGNVNPYVAGKKGSLGFYVDYHSIGINSILGPDESSASALYTDAVSGSSGSGLKGFRLGCEYVPLKNVSLTSYVMPKNTSISNSDLKTTVFRTMLFILY
- a CDS encoding metallophosphoesterase family protein, with the translated sequence MIFITGDTHGGIDIKKFSSSNFPEGRSLTKDDYVIVCGDFGCIWDGSREQAWLLNWYKDKPWTTLFVDGNHENFDMLYDFPVEEWNGGKTHRINGSVLHLMRGQIFSLAGLKFFTFGGAMSTDKIFRQEHVSWWSQEIPSREEEAAAIFNLTKHNFAIDYIVTHTAPTAIVEFLNRFDRLRDPTSGMLDKFVPKLQFKHWYFGHFHTSQRINDQFTCLYNEIIRLV
- the gdhA gene encoding NADP-specific glutamate dehydrogenase: MNAKPYCADLYQRVIKRNANEPEFHQAVKEVLESLIPVLEKHPDYIELGIMESIVEPERQIIFRVPWVDDAGSVHVNRGFRVQFNSAIGPYKGGLRFHPSVYIGIIKFLGFEQVFKNSLTGLPIGGAKGGADFDPKGKSDMEIMRFCQSFMTELYRHIGHDMDVPAGDIGVGAREIGYLFGQYKKIKNAYEAGVLTGKGLSYGGSLTRKEATGYGLIYFVNEMMKARGLSIEGKNVLISGSGNVAIYALEKVRQYGGRVVAVSDSGGYIHDPCGIQVSTLKQIKEVNRQRIFEYVKYHPTATYHEGCSGIWTIPCDIALPCATQNEIDEKSANMLVANGCKVVGEGANMPTDLAGTKVFLDNGVLFGPAKAANAGGVATSALEMSQNSMRLAWTFEEVDARLKDIMVNIYKNTSQAAEAYGLKDNLVAGANIAGFKKVAETMKAHGVV
- a CDS encoding methyl-accepting chemotaxis protein, with amino-acid sequence MKKILEFLTGTIRAKLISTLLLVFLVALSAMGGLNYWKAREIITEYVTADMLQLAINSAVSTGDWVDAHKMEMEMVASNPSLIQAENKIPYLAAAKNTNKEYESVVFVDSQGNSISDSGVKVKADASFLKAIMGGQVFISDPVISKVTGRLIIVISVPVKQGEQVVGAVFGAINMDDLEKKILGIKVGKTGYSFLIQKDGLTMIHPDKNVAMKENSLTDTNANPERKENAARMVTGETGTMQLKISGIDRYFAFASVPGTSWSLGLTVPVEEVSSTISILTIIAVAVMVMVLFIVGAIIYQFSGRIANPINTLESAARRIASGDISKVQLAINSDDELGRLGRSFEEMSGNLRVLVKETVKVSELLAASSEELAASAEHSSQAARQIAESIINVAADAAEQTTAAGEAALVVEQMSATVQQVSVQASEVADRSFQASNKAKAGGEAIEKVAEQMHSISTSSQLVAGAISKLNEQSLKIGQIVGAISGIAGQTNLLALNAAIEAARAGQQGKGFAVVAEEVRKLAEESQDAAKQIAEIIGEIKVDTNKAVSAIGISIQEVQNGTRLVNNAGQIFREIMNLVTDVATQVDTISTTIEQMAVGSQKIVSSTEKIDLLSNKSAGESEQVSAVAEEQLASTEEIRSSSEALSQLAQSLQAAVTKFKI
- a CDS encoding copper homeostasis protein CutC, giving the protein MLEIIATTVEDAKRIAACGAGRIELIRDLSQGGLTPEHGLIKEVVENVKIPVNVMIRPHANSFVYTSAELKAMKEDILTAGQLKANGVVFGVLDENNEICEKSLVKLLEACAGLAVTFHRAIDELADPVKGIKVLAKYPQITTVLTSGGKGNILDNLTTIKDMLENAAKIRVLVGGGLTFENIERVMAETGAPEFHFGTAIRDNSSTFGEINEKKLTALVKLMSRMKR